In the genome of Paenibacillus pabuli, one region contains:
- a CDS encoding aspartyl-phosphate phosphatase Spo0E family protein, with translation MDCLELISQIEEARQQLHRLQSEYGSLLHPEVIRQSVVLDGLINQYNRAKTKKWIN, from the coding sequence ATGGATTGCCTGGAGTTAATCTCACAGATCGAAGAAGCCAGACAACAGCTTCACCGCTTGCAGTCGGAATACGGCAGTCTGCTTCATCCTGAAGTCATCCGGCAATCTGTAGTTCTGGACGGTCTTATTAATCAATACAATCGAGCCAAAACGAAAAAATGGATCAATTAG
- a CDS encoding GntR family transcriptional regulator, whose product MKSNLDESQPIFHQISMMIMDDIVDGRLKVEEQVPSTNELSRFYNINPATARKGLQTLVDKGIIYKQRGVGMFVAKGAREALLVERKQHFYEEYIKPLLEEARRIHMNEDMIIDLIRGKQDKESEL is encoded by the coding sequence ATGAAATCGAATTTGGATGAATCTCAGCCCATTTTTCATCAGATATCCATGATGATCATGGATGACATTGTAGACGGCAGATTGAAGGTGGAGGAACAGGTTCCTTCAACCAATGAGCTCTCTCGCTTTTACAATATTAATCCAGCCACGGCACGCAAAGGACTTCAAACGCTTGTGGACAAAGGTATCATTTACAAACAGCGGGGTGTTGGCATGTTTGTTGCGAAAGGAGCCAGGGAAGCATTGCTTGTGGAACGAAAACAGCATTTCTACGAAGAATATATCAAGCCTTTACTTGAAGAGGCGAGACGGATTCATATGAATGAGGACATGATTATTGATTTGATCCGAGGCAAGCAGGATAAGGAGAGTGAATTATGA
- a CDS encoding transcriptional regulator, which translates to MVFILEGGVSLEPTTTIRDHLENYLKREQMSISLFSETSGINSGTLSNILNKNRPIAMQQLDRITSAMRLEEGHFYELYIDECFVHAAPDWRRLGPFLHRCAELDKLNCIEDVIRLMMDNLSYIPLLFDLAEEFYHAGKFKPAILLYETIAESEKMQHSERLALCQYRLFRLGLTNDQQRNLIIAAQFEYYVDRLDERYQLDALNELINAFASLHRWSKVQELSDKLKVKATIHYELNGRRKQEETKRPIIFYIMYAYLASGSASFHLNNYEIALKYVSLYSDYSWVREPDADEMIVINQFQEWAEGNRYIYKLMAGQFDVLPEYLKYISTKENEIFPALCDIVTAANRYDMNIDYVLKQYESYFTYQEQSNRIGKVSKQVTDDRYVRLLAGLGTYYLKKDEFFKGLNFVLDSLRFSLEISDGRGMLRGVGLFEQYRDYASDTAIQQYKTLISEVQKLNEEKAGFADSYM; encoded by the coding sequence ATGGTTTTTATTTTGGAGGGTGGTGTTAGTTTGGAGCCGACAACCACGATACGCGATCATTTAGAGAATTATCTGAAGCGTGAGCAGATGTCCATTAGTCTTTTTTCAGAAACGTCAGGCATTAACTCGGGTACGCTGAGCAATATCCTGAACAAAAACCGTCCGATTGCGATGCAGCAACTGGATCGAATCACTTCAGCTATGAGACTGGAAGAAGGTCACTTCTATGAATTGTACATAGATGAGTGTTTTGTCCATGCTGCCCCTGACTGGCGAAGACTGGGACCATTCCTTCATCGATGTGCAGAATTGGATAAATTGAATTGTATTGAAGATGTTATCCGATTGATGATGGATAATCTATCTTATATTCCCTTGTTATTTGATCTGGCTGAAGAATTTTACCATGCGGGTAAATTCAAACCGGCCATTCTACTATATGAAACGATAGCCGAAAGTGAGAAAATGCAGCACTCCGAACGGCTTGCACTATGTCAGTATCGACTATTCAGATTGGGGCTTACCAATGATCAGCAGCGAAATCTGATCATCGCGGCTCAATTCGAATACTATGTGGATCGGCTGGATGAACGCTATCAGCTGGATGCGCTTAACGAACTGATTAATGCCTTTGCATCCCTTCACAGGTGGAGCAAAGTTCAGGAACTCTCTGATAAGCTTAAAGTGAAAGCAACTATTCATTATGAGCTGAATGGCAGGAGGAAACAGGAAGAAACGAAACGTCCGATTATTTTCTATATCATGTATGCCTATTTGGCATCTGGAAGTGCCAGCTTTCATCTGAATAACTATGAAATTGCATTGAAGTATGTGTCATTATATTCGGATTATAGTTGGGTGAGAGAGCCTGATGCCGATGAAATGATTGTGATTAATCAATTTCAGGAATGGGCTGAGGGTAACCGCTATATATATAAATTGATGGCCGGACAGTTTGATGTTTTGCCTGAGTATCTGAAATACATCTCAACCAAGGAAAATGAGATATTTCCGGCATTATGTGATATTGTAACTGCTGCAAATCGCTATGATATGAACATTGATTATGTACTGAAGCAATACGAGTCTTACTTCACTTATCAAGAACAAAGCAACCGAATTGGGAAAGTCAGCAAACAGGTGACGGACGATCGTTATGTTCGTCTGCTGGCAGGGTTAGGGACCTATTATCTTAAGAAGGATGAATTTTTCAAGGGATTAAATTTTGTTCTTGATAGTTTAAGGTTTTCTCTTGAAATTAGTGATGGACGAGGTATGCTTAGAGGTGTCGGGCTATTTGAGCAATATAGGGATTATGCGTCTGACACAGCTATACAGCAGTACAAAACTTTGATTAGTGAGGTGCAGAAACTCAATGAAGAGAAAGCTGGCTTTGCTGATAGTTACATGTAG